One segment of Castanea sativa cultivar Marrone di Chiusa Pesio chromosome 3, ASM4071231v1 DNA contains the following:
- the LOC142626954 gene encoding trihelix transcription factor ASR3, which yields MLMMALEQQLSLAQNPVDGEADGVTNGVEAARPTSFVDGDKTPRLPRWTRQEILVLIQGKRVAETRARQRGRSAGLPFGSGQVEPKWASVSSYCKRHGVNRGPVQCRKRWSNLAGDYKKIKEWESQVKEETESFWVMRNDLRRERKLPGFFDKEVYDILDSGSGGAPESSIPGLSLALAAPGSAADDTEADAGVLFDSGRTAAAEDGLFSDFEQDESGRSRTPEKEAPPVPKEVPAPTPISEKQYQPVLRSCQGQGTTNEKQPASNPEIGSTSQEGRKRKRLATEEDEETVSLQNQLVDVLEKNAKMLSAQLESQNVNFQLDREQRKDDVSSLIGVLNKLADALGRIADKL from the exons ATGTTAATGATGGCTTTGGAGCAGCAATTAAGTCTGGCACAAAACCCCGTTGACGGCGAAGCTGACGGCGTTACTAACGGCGTGGAGGCTGCGCGCCCGACGTCGTTTGTTGACGGCGACAAAACGCCGAGGCTGCCACGGTGGACGCGGCAGGAGATTCTGGTCCTGATACAGGGGAAGCGGGTGGCGGAGACTCGGGCGAGGCAGCGTGGCAGGTCGGCCGGGTTGCCATTCGGGTCGGGTCAGGTGGAGCCGAAGTGGGCGTCCGTCTCGTCCTACTGCAAGCGACACGGGGTGAACCGGGGCCCCGTGCAGTGCCGGAAGCGGTGGAGCAATTTGGCCGGCGACTACAAGAAGATTAAGGAATGGGAGTCTCAGGTGAAGGAGGAAACGGAGTCGTTTTGGGTCATGCGGAATGATTTGAGGAGGGAGAGGAAGTTGCCCGGGTTTTTCGACAAGGAGGTTTATGATATCCTCGATTCCGGGTCGGGTGGGGCTCCGGAGTCCTCAATTCCAGGCCTCTCTTTGGCTTTGGCGGCTCCGGGTTCTGCGGCGGATGATACGGAGGCGGATGCCGGAGTTTTGTTCGATAGTGGAAGAACCGCCGCCGCGGAGGATGGGTTGTTCTCGGATTTCGAGCAGGATGAATCGGGTCGGAGTCGGACCCCCGAAAAAGAGGCTCCACCGGTTCCAAAGGAGGTTCCTGCTCCTACGCCAATTTCCG AGAAACAGTATCAACCAGTACTACGAAGCTGTCAGGGTCAAG GTACAACAAACGAGAAACAGCCAGCTTCAAATCCTGAGATAGGATCTACTTCTCAAGAGGGACGGAAGCGAAAAAGGCTTGCAacagaagaagatgaggaaacAGTTAGTCTGCAGAATCAGTTGGTTGATGTACtggaaaaaaatgcaaaaatgctGAGCGCTCAACTTGAATCTCAGAATGTGAACTTCCAACTGGATCGTGAACAGCGGAAAGATGATGTTAGTAGTTTAATTGGTGTTCTTAATAAGCTTGCAGATGCTTTAGGGAGGATCGCAGATAAGTTGTAG